Proteins from a single region of Bogoriella caseilytica:
- a CDS encoding RNA polymerase sigma factor, which produces MREINTDASSPPCDAIMAGVAPDQGGDAAEAFRRLFESVYDDLVRFTERRAAAAAVDDVVAETFLVAWRRWHELPADPADVRPWLFAVARHTLANSHRGRRRSRAVAVRIAAQPDQPAEDDATAVAQRVDLERAFRRLSSRDQEALALVAWDGLTPAEAARTLEISDSAFSVRLSRARRRLRQHLDSGPAEGASR; this is translated from the coding sequence ATGCGGGAGATCAACACCGACGCCAGTTCGCCCCCGTGCGATGCCATCATGGCGGGCGTGGCGCCGGACCAGGGGGGAGACGCGGCCGAGGCGTTCCGGCGCCTCTTTGAGTCCGTCTATGACGACCTCGTGCGCTTCACGGAGCGCCGCGCAGCTGCGGCCGCCGTGGATGATGTGGTCGCCGAGACCTTCCTCGTGGCGTGGCGGCGCTGGCACGAGCTACCCGCGGACCCGGCCGACGTCCGCCCCTGGCTATTCGCCGTCGCTCGCCACACCTTGGCCAACAGTCACCGCGGGCGCCGCCGATCCCGCGCCGTGGCCGTGCGGATCGCAGCTCAGCCCGACCAGCCGGCGGAGGACGACGCCACCGCCGTGGCGCAGCGGGTCGATCTCGAGCGCGCCTTCCGGCGGCTGTCCTCCCGCGATCAGGAAGCGCTGGCTCTCGTGGCCTGGGACGGCCTCACTCCCGCCGAGGCGGCGCGCACCCTGGAGATCAGCGACTCCGCCTTCAGCGTCCGGCTCAGCCGAGCGCGGCGGCGCCTCCGCCAGCACCTAGACTCCGGCCCTGCCGAAGGAGCGTCCCGATGA
- a CDS encoding carbohydrate ABC transporter permease, with product MSEPNPGAAAGAAPAAPPPPDAADAGPRADAGRAGRQSPPRRRLNESSRPQRWFATGLTYLMLLAGAALMIGPFLFTVMTSLKTPRQFNTTVPLTPPDPVTFENFAALFTGSNSFIVPIAVTAQMTVVMLVGQMTGSVLAAYAFATLRFPGRDAIFWVYLSTLMIPQVVTIIPLYTMLTSAGLRNTFAGLVLPFMLASPYAIFLLRENFRSMPSEIIDAATLDGAGALRRLWYVMLPMNKPILATLMLITVVSQWNSFIWPSIIAPAPEWRVITVATAALQTQYSSNWTLVMAAATLALMPLIVLFLIFQKQITRSIGIGMR from the coding sequence ATGAGCGAGCCGAATCCGGGCGCCGCCGCAGGTGCCGCTCCCGCCGCCCCGCCGCCACCGGACGCCGCCGACGCCGGGCCGCGCGCCGACGCCGGCCGCGCCGGCCGACAGAGCCCGCCACGCCGTCGCCTGAACGAGAGCTCGCGTCCACAGCGGTGGTTCGCCACCGGCCTGACCTACCTGATGCTGCTGGCCGGCGCCGCCTTGATGATCGGGCCCTTCCTCTTCACGGTGATGACCTCACTGAAGACCCCGCGGCAGTTCAACACCACGGTGCCGCTCACCCCGCCCGACCCGGTCACCTTCGAGAACTTCGCCGCGCTGTTCACCGGCAGCAACAGCTTCATCGTGCCGATCGCCGTCACCGCGCAAATGACGGTGGTGATGCTGGTGGGCCAGATGACCGGTTCGGTGCTGGCCGCCTACGCCTTCGCCACCCTGCGCTTCCCGGGCCGCGACGCGATCTTCTGGGTGTACCTCTCCACCCTGATGATCCCGCAGGTGGTCACCATCATCCCGCTGTACACCATGCTGACCAGCGCCGGTCTACGGAACACCTTCGCCGGCCTGGTGCTGCCCTTCATGCTGGCCAGCCCGTATGCGATCTTTCTGTTGCGGGAGAACTTCCGCTCCATGCCCTCGGAGATCATCGACGCCGCCACCCTCGACGGGGCCGGGGCGCTGCGCCGCCTCTGGTACGTGATGCTGCCGATGAACAAGCCCATCCTGGCCACGCTGATGCTGATCACCGTGGTCAGCCAGTGGAACTCCTTCATCTGGCCCTCGATCATCGCCCCCGCCCCGGAATGGCGCGTGATCACCGTGGCCACCGCCGCCTTGCAGACCCAGTACTCCAGCAACTGGACCCTGGTGATGGCCGCCGCCACGCTGGCGCTGATGCCCCTGATCGTGCTCTTCCTGATCTTCCAGAAGCAGATCACGCGCTCCATCGGCATTGGCATGCGCTGA
- a CDS encoding type II toxin-antitoxin system ParD family antitoxin: MARNTSISLDEHFLDFLSQQVSSGRYRSASEVVRAGLRLLEDEETRLASLRSALVEGEDSGAPEPFDFDAFVAAKKA, translated from the coding sequence ATGGCCCGGAACACGTCGATCAGCCTGGACGAGCACTTCCTGGACTTCCTCTCCCAGCAGGTCTCCTCCGGCCGCTATCGGTCTGCCAGCGAAGTCGTCCGCGCCGGCCTTCGGCTGCTCGAGGATGAGGAGACGCGACTGGCCTCGCTGCGCAGCGCCCTCGTCGAGGGTGAAGACAGCGGCGCGCCTGAACCCTTCGACTTCGACGCTTTCGTCGCGGCGAAGAAGGCGTGA
- a CDS encoding GNAT family acetyltransferase, which translates to MHITPLEISDYEPALALWEAAGLTRPWNDARADLSRAMAGPDSTVLGGYDSGGSLIATAMVGHDGHRGWVYYLAVTLERRGEGHAREMMRACEEWVRDRRIPKIQLMVRNDNLASIGFYEAIGYETSDVAVLGRRLTD; encoded by the coding sequence GTGCACATCACGCCTCTCGAGATCTCCGACTATGAGCCCGCGCTCGCACTCTGGGAAGCTGCCGGGCTGACCAGGCCCTGGAACGATGCTCGTGCTGACTTGAGCCGGGCCATGGCAGGCCCCGACTCCACTGTTCTGGGAGGTTACGACTCTGGAGGCAGCCTGATCGCCACCGCCATGGTGGGCCATGACGGTCACCGCGGGTGGGTGTATTACCTCGCGGTCACCCTGGAGCGTCGGGGAGAGGGGCATGCGCGGGAGATGATGCGGGCGTGCGAGGAATGGGTGCGTGATCGGCGCATCCCGAAGATCCAGCTGATGGTCCGCAATGACAACCTGGCGAGCATCGGATTCTACGAGGCCATCGGGTACGAGACATCTGACGTCGCAGTTCTCGGGCGCCGGCTCACTGACTGA
- a CDS encoding type II toxin-antitoxin system RelE/ParE family toxin, giving the protein MNQYRLTPAAQRDLSSIWDFTEERWGIPQAETYIAEIRAAIERVADDPRRGRACDEIRTGYRRYGIGSHLLFYVESAEGVDLVRILHQRMDPTRHL; this is encoded by the coding sequence GTGAACCAGTACCGGCTCACGCCGGCCGCTCAGCGCGACCTCTCCTCGATCTGGGACTTCACCGAGGAGCGCTGGGGCATTCCTCAGGCGGAGACCTACATCGCCGAGATCAGAGCCGCCATCGAGCGCGTGGCCGACGATCCCCGCCGCGGGCGCGCCTGCGACGAGATCCGCACTGGGTACCGTCGCTACGGCATCGGCAGCCACTTGCTCTTCTACGTCGAGAGCGCCGAGGGTGTCGACCTGGTCCGGATCCTGCACCAACGGATGGACCCGACCCGGCACCTCTGA
- a CDS encoding heavy metal translocating P-type ATPase, translating into MGTAPDQHDAHETAMPTHEGHETAMAAHEGHDRHAGHGDHVGMFRRLFWIMFVLAVPTVLTNDMFAALLGYTVPDLPGIAWVSPVLGTVIYLWGGRPFLRGAVGEIRSRQPGMMLLIGMAISVAFVASLGATVGVLSHELDFWWELALLVVIMLLGHWLEMRALAQTSSALDSLSALLPDEAERVEGDRVETVPAGDLRLGDVVVVRPGGRVPADGEVVDGGADVDESMITGESQPVVRTVGDRVVAGTVATDNALRARVSAVGTDTALAGIQRLVAEAQASTSRAQLLADRAAGWLFWYAVIAATITAAVWLLVGAPESALVRTITVLVIACPHALGLAIPLVVSISTERAARGGVLVKDRAALERMRVVDTVLFDKTGTLTTGTPTLTQGAGAGRWDADEVLRLAASAESDSEHPLARAIVAAATDRDLRISPAENFRAVPALGVRASVEGREIQVGGPALLSQLGVEPLAGTAPWAEAGATVLHVIVDGELAGALALSDEIREESRQAIEALHQLGVQVVLISGDAEPVARTVATKLSIDQVFAQVRPEDKSEKVLHLQQQGRTVAMVGDGVNDAPALAQADVGIAIGAGTDVAIASAGVILASDDPRSVLSVMKLSRAGYRKMKQNLWWAAGYNIAAVPLAAGVLAPIGFVLPMSVGAILMSLSTVVVAVNAQVLRRLDLRAGAGGVDGVR; encoded by the coding sequence ATGGGTACTGCACCGGATCAGCACGACGCGCACGAGACCGCCATGCCCACGCACGAGGGGCACGAGACGGCCATGGCTGCTCACGAGGGGCACGACAGGCATGCCGGGCATGGGGACCACGTGGGGATGTTCCGTCGGCTGTTCTGGATCATGTTCGTGCTGGCCGTCCCCACCGTGCTGACCAACGACATGTTCGCCGCGCTCCTCGGCTATACGGTGCCCGATCTGCCGGGGATCGCCTGGGTCTCCCCGGTGCTGGGCACGGTGATCTACCTGTGGGGCGGCCGACCCTTCCTGCGCGGTGCGGTCGGCGAGATCCGATCCCGCCAGCCGGGGATGATGCTGCTGATCGGGATGGCGATCAGCGTCGCCTTCGTCGCCTCCCTGGGGGCCACCGTGGGGGTCCTCTCCCATGAGCTCGACTTCTGGTGGGAGCTCGCGCTCCTCGTCGTCATCATGCTTCTCGGCCACTGGCTGGAGATGCGTGCCCTGGCCCAGACCTCGTCCGCGTTGGACTCCTTGTCGGCCCTGTTGCCCGATGAGGCCGAGCGGGTCGAGGGGGATCGGGTCGAGACGGTCCCAGCCGGTGATCTCCGCCTGGGTGACGTGGTCGTCGTCCGCCCGGGCGGACGGGTGCCGGCCGACGGCGAGGTCGTTGATGGTGGCGCTGACGTGGACGAATCGATGATCACCGGCGAGTCACAGCCGGTGGTGCGGACCGTGGGGGACCGCGTCGTCGCCGGCACGGTGGCCACGGACAACGCCCTGCGCGCGCGGGTGTCGGCCGTGGGCACCGACACCGCCCTGGCCGGAATCCAGCGCCTCGTCGCCGAGGCCCAGGCCTCCACCAGCCGCGCTCAGCTCCTGGCGGACCGGGCGGCGGGGTGGCTGTTCTGGTACGCGGTGATCGCCGCGACCATCACTGCCGCGGTGTGGCTGCTCGTCGGAGCTCCCGAGAGCGCACTGGTCCGCACCATCACCGTCCTGGTCATCGCCTGCCCCCACGCTCTCGGGCTCGCGATCCCGCTGGTGGTGTCCATCTCCACCGAGCGCGCGGCCCGAGGTGGGGTGCTGGTCAAGGACCGTGCCGCCCTGGAGCGCATGCGCGTGGTGGATACCGTGCTGTTCGACAAGACCGGCACCCTGACCACCGGCACGCCCACGTTGACCCAGGGCGCCGGTGCGGGACGCTGGGACGCCGATGAGGTGCTGCGTCTGGCCGCCTCGGCGGAGAGCGACAGTGAGCACCCGCTCGCGCGGGCGATCGTCGCTGCCGCCACGGACCGTGACCTGCGGATCTCGCCGGCCGAGAACTTCCGGGCCGTGCCGGCCCTGGGCGTGCGCGCGAGCGTCGAGGGCCGCGAGATCCAGGTGGGTGGGCCCGCACTGCTGTCCCAGCTCGGCGTCGAACCGCTGGCCGGGACCGCGCCCTGGGCGGAGGCGGGCGCCACGGTCCTGCACGTCATCGTTGACGGAGAGCTGGCCGGGGCGCTTGCCCTGTCCGACGAGATCCGCGAGGAGTCGCGGCAGGCGATCGAGGCCCTGCACCAGCTCGGCGTCCAGGTGGTGCTGATCAGTGGTGACGCGGAGCCCGTGGCGCGGACCGTGGCCACGAAGCTGAGCATCGACCAGGTGTTCGCCCAGGTCCGCCCGGAGGACAAGAGCGAGAAGGTGCTCCACTTGCAGCAGCAGGGTCGCACCGTGGCCATGGTCGGCGATGGAGTCAACGACGCTCCCGCGCTGGCCCAGGCTGATGTCGGGATCGCGATCGGCGCGGGCACCGATGTCGCCATCGCTTCCGCCGGGGTCATCCTGGCCTCGGACGATCCACGATCGGTCCTGTCGGTCATGAAGCTCTCGCGCGCCGGCTACCGGAAGATGAAGCAGAACCTGTGGTGGGCCGCCGGGTACAACATCGCCGCCGTCCCTCTCGCTGCGGGAGTCCTGGCGCCCATCGGCTTCGTGCTGCCGATGTCGGTCGGCGCGATCCTCATGTCCCTGTCGACGGTGGTGGTCGCCGTCAACGCCCAGGTGCTGCGCCGCCTGGACCTCAGAGCCGGGGCGGGGGGCGTCGACGGCGTGCGCTGA
- a CDS encoding histidine phosphatase family protein, translating into MTHPEATHHVDGLVGGQFDSDLTERGRHQAGAIAEALAARLPADATVTVSSSDLLRTRRTAEAVAERWGTDVVLDPRLREKSYGEAGGRPQAWLDDRFIPPPAEGERMRHHEGVAGAETKWDLAVRVYAAAEAVFASPAEHHVVVTHGMAATYLLAAWIEMPLEAAGRVSFRLTSGGITTLHRDDYFHNHSIRELNNVEHLHR; encoded by the coding sequence GTGACGCACCCTGAAGCGACGCACCATGTCGATGGACTCGTCGGCGGACAATTCGACTCCGACCTCACCGAGCGAGGCCGGCACCAGGCAGGCGCCATCGCGGAGGCCTTGGCGGCCCGCCTTCCCGCAGACGCCACCGTGACGGTCTCTTCCTCCGACCTGCTGCGCACCCGCCGCACCGCCGAGGCCGTCGCCGAGCGCTGGGGAACCGACGTCGTCCTTGACCCGCGACTCCGGGAGAAGTCCTACGGCGAGGCCGGTGGGCGGCCCCAGGCCTGGCTGGACGATCGCTTCATCCCACCACCCGCGGAGGGCGAGCGCATGCGCCACCACGAAGGGGTTGCCGGGGCGGAAACGAAGTGGGATCTCGCAGTACGGGTGTACGCCGCTGCCGAGGCGGTCTTCGCCTCGCCGGCCGAGCACCACGTGGTGGTCACCCACGGGATGGCCGCCACCTACCTGCTCGCCGCGTGGATCGAGATGCCGCTGGAGGCCGCCGGACGTGTCTCCTTCCGCTTGACCTCGGGCGGCATCACCACGCTGCACCGGGACGACTACTTCCACAATCACAGCATCCGCGAGCTGAACAACGTCGAGCACTTGCACCGCTGA
- a CDS encoding oligopeptide/dipeptide ABC transporter ATP-binding protein: MEDTRERVLLSGDLPSPANPPSGCSFHTHCPWRQATRCDEERPQLRTVELPGVPGNHRVACHWAEDIEAGKITAREVTPQATDPTEEQGDGAVAGTANTVAELG, translated from the coding sequence GTGGAGGACACCCGCGAGCGGGTGCTGCTCTCCGGCGACCTGCCTAGCCCGGCCAACCCGCCGAGCGGCTGCAGCTTCCACACCCACTGCCCCTGGCGCCAGGCCACGCGCTGCGACGAGGAGCGGCCGCAGTTGCGCACGGTGGAGCTCCCCGGAGTGCCCGGAAACCACCGCGTGGCCTGCCACTGGGCTGAGGACATCGAGGCCGGCAAGATCACCGCGCGCGAGGTGACGCCGCAGGCCACGGATCCGACCGAGGAGCAGGGCGACGGCGCGGTGGCGGGGACGGCGAACACGGTGGCTGAACTGGGGTGA
- a CDS encoding carbohydrate ABC transporter permease, whose amino-acid sequence MTAAATTSRGLGPARRGGGTPDRARTTPLRPGQRARRRREALTGYALLFPSLIGVGGFLLVPVVLVILISVSQWNLLTDPSFVGLENYAFLMGSDAFWNSLRVTAYFSVMAIPTAIAIGLLLAIGINRGLPGTNALRVLYVLPWVCAPLALGVVWRWLFDPSTGAVNAILGQRIEWMSNPSLALPAVAFVYIWSSVGYISLFFLAGLQQIPTSVYEAARIDGAGPVRMLFSITLPLLRPTTFFVTVTSVIASFQVFDLVYGLTGAARGYPGGSTSVIAAAIYQEAFVALRLGRAAAMAVILLIVLVVITLAQQRYFAKRITYDMSAS is encoded by the coding sequence ATGACTGCTGCCGCCACCACCTCCCGCGGGCTCGGTCCCGCGCGGCGCGGCGGCGGCACACCCGACCGAGCTCGAACCACCCCCCTTCGTCCCGGGCAGCGCGCTCGCCGTCGCCGCGAGGCACTGACTGGCTACGCCCTGCTCTTCCCGAGCCTGATCGGTGTGGGGGGTTTCCTCCTCGTGCCGGTGGTGCTGGTCATCCTGATCTCGGTCTCGCAGTGGAACCTGCTCACCGACCCGAGCTTCGTGGGGTTGGAGAACTACGCCTTCCTCATGGGCTCGGACGCCTTCTGGAACTCCCTGCGGGTCACCGCCTACTTCTCCGTGATGGCCATCCCCACCGCCATCGCCATCGGCTTGCTGCTGGCCATCGGCATCAACCGCGGCCTGCCGGGCACCAATGCCCTGCGGGTGCTCTACGTGCTGCCCTGGGTCTGCGCGCCGCTGGCCCTCGGTGTGGTGTGGCGCTGGCTGTTCGACCCCTCCACTGGCGCGGTCAACGCGATCCTGGGCCAGCGCATCGAGTGGATGTCCAACCCGAGTCTGGCGCTGCCCGCGGTGGCCTTCGTATACATCTGGTCCTCGGTGGGCTACATCTCGCTGTTCTTCCTCGCCGGCCTGCAGCAGATCCCCACCTCGGTCTACGAGGCCGCCCGCATCGACGGCGCCGGTCCGGTGCGCATGCTCTTCTCCATCACGTTGCCGCTGCTGCGCCCGACCACCTTCTTCGTCACCGTGACCTCGGTGATTGCCTCCTTCCAGGTCTTCGACCTGGTCTACGGGCTCACCGGCGCCGCCCGCGGCTACCCGGGCGGCAGCACCTCGGTGATCGCGGCCGCCATCTACCAGGAGGCCTTCGTGGCCCTGCGCCTGGGTCGTGCCGCTGCCATGGCGGTGATCCTGCTGATCGTGCTGGTGGTCATCACCCTGGCGCAGCAGCGTTACTTCGCGAAGCGCATCACCTACGACATGAGTGCCTCATGA
- a CDS encoding DUF2087 domain-containing protein, giving the protein MSDQPDPQQWRAVVAALANPHVRRLFAELELSAPLETAGAEMGASRKRRALTTLRKAGLVREAGGNTVTNPEVFAQALASAPLPERPTGVERFLRQDGRIDRYPADAAERTALLALLASRVLDVGEVIPEREITERLTRFTDDPAGLRRAMVDEEILERTRSGSEYARVVD; this is encoded by the coding sequence ATGAGTGACCAGCCTGACCCACAGCAATGGCGGGCGGTGGTGGCCGCACTCGCGAACCCGCACGTGCGGCGTCTCTTCGCCGAACTCGAACTCAGCGCACCACTGGAGACAGCGGGCGCGGAGATGGGCGCTTCACGCAAACGGCGCGCCCTGACCACCCTGCGCAAGGCTGGCCTGGTCCGCGAGGCGGGCGGCAATACGGTCACCAATCCGGAGGTCTTTGCGCAGGCGCTGGCGAGTGCGCCTCTGCCCGAGCGGCCGACCGGGGTTGAGCGTTTCCTCAGGCAGGACGGCCGCATCGACCGCTACCCGGCCGACGCGGCCGAACGCACCGCACTGCTCGCCCTGCTGGCCTCCCGGGTGCTGGACGTCGGCGAGGTGATCCCCGAACGCGAGATCACGGAGCGGCTCACCCGGTTCACCGACGACCCTGCGGGGCTACGCCGCGCCATGGTGGATGAGGAGATCCTGGAGCGCACCCGATCCGGATCCGAGTACGCGCGCGTGGTCGACTGA
- a CDS encoding AAA family ATPase, with product MRLLVLFGPPAVGKMTVGREIAERSDCRLFHNHTLIEPLLEVFEYGSPPFERLISQWRTQVVEEAASAEVDLLLTFVWGLEQQDDADELATYIRPYVIRGAEVAFVELAADLETRLERNRTELRLAEKRSKRDVTWSDANVRDMERFVMNTDGGAHSGGSLPGARLLAEHRHLRLDNSQLTAAEAAAQILTWLDGAGATAGTGPGTTGST from the coding sequence ATGCGCCTCCTCGTCCTCTTCGGTCCTCCCGCCGTCGGCAAGATGACCGTGGGGCGTGAGATCGCCGAACGGAGTGACTGCCGGCTGTTCCACAACCACACGTTGATCGAACCGCTCTTGGAGGTTTTCGAGTACGGAAGTCCTCCGTTCGAGCGGCTCATCAGCCAGTGGCGGACCCAGGTCGTGGAGGAGGCCGCCTCAGCTGAGGTGGATCTGCTGCTCACCTTCGTCTGGGGCTTGGAACAGCAGGACGACGCCGATGAGTTGGCCACGTACATACGCCCCTATGTCATCCGGGGCGCGGAGGTGGCGTTCGTGGAACTCGCTGCGGATCTGGAGACGCGCCTCGAGAGGAACCGGACAGAACTGCGCCTCGCGGAGAAGCGCTCCAAGCGGGACGTGACGTGGTCGGACGCCAACGTCCGCGACATGGAACGCTTCGTGATGAACACCGATGGTGGCGCTCACTCCGGCGGCTCCTTGCCGGGCGCGCGGCTGCTTGCCGAGCACCGGCACCTGCGTCTGGACAACAGCCAGCTCACCGCTGCCGAGGCAGCTGCGCAGATCCTGACGTGGTTGGACGGCGCGGGGGCTACGGCGGGAACAGGTCCCGGTACCACGGGTTCGACGTGA
- a CDS encoding AAA family ATPase produces MLGPHDPLPPAASRILIAGTSGSGKTTLAGRLSETLGIPHHEMDNLHWGAGWTTRESFLEDVAAFVATEAWVSEFQYREVRPLTAGRAQVMVWLDYPVRTRMWRVLRRTLRRRFRREPMWDVGLLEPPLWTILRNPDHIVRFAWRTRKNFDGLPAALAEKYPHLTLVRLRSPREARQWLDGVALAASHDRPEGVGS; encoded by the coding sequence ATGCTCGGTCCCCACGATCCCCTCCCGCCCGCCGCCTCCCGCATCCTCATTGCCGGCACCTCCGGCTCCGGCAAGACCACGCTCGCCGGACGGCTGAGCGAGACGCTCGGCATCCCGCACCACGAGATGGACAATCTGCACTGGGGTGCCGGATGGACCACGCGGGAGAGCTTCCTCGAGGATGTCGCGGCGTTCGTGGCCACCGAGGCATGGGTGAGCGAGTTCCAGTACCGCGAGGTCCGCCCGCTCACCGCCGGCCGCGCCCAGGTGATGGTGTGGCTCGACTACCCGGTGCGCACGCGCATGTGGCGGGTGCTCCGTCGGACGCTGCGGCGCCGCTTCCGGCGTGAACCCATGTGGGATGTCGGCCTGCTCGAGCCGCCACTGTGGACGATCTTGAGGAATCCGGATCACATCGTGCGCTTCGCCTGGCGCACGCGGAAGAACTTCGACGGGCTCCCGGCGGCGCTGGCGGAGAAGTACCCGCATCTCACCCTGGTGCGGCTGCGCAGTCCCCGCGAGGCCCGGCAGTGGCTGGACGGCGTCGCGCTCGCGGCCTCACACGACCGGCCAGAAGGCGTCGGATCTTGA
- a CDS encoding ABC transporter substrate-binding protein, with protein sequence MRTTNRRRVGFASATLATVALVAAACSPDVGGNGDDDTGEDDAAGDATDDGTDEGTGDDADLSGETVTLRYWDELATEAYEASFAELEAQTGITVELEQVPWGDYWDRLPLDLSSGTMADIFWTNTSNFQTYVTSGSLLEIDEALTDHDDWVQGVEDLYTYEGTLYGVPQFWDALGLFYNVELVEAAGVDVENLRWDPAGPGEVGPEDTLLEAAEALTGDGVYGFNSQADLQAIYLNFLAQNGAQWQDEDYNFAFASEEGVQTFQYLVDLINEHEVAPSAADTNLDGDLPQSLFLREELALFQTGNYRLRNIADNAEFEWALAPIVEGPEGRIGVVNGISAVANADTENEEAVIEVLRWLGTAEGQAPLGDQGSFFPAVLDAQQAYLEYWEEQGVDIQAFLDAAEGESTPPPAGPNVQAANNEITPLLQDMFLGNDDVATMLERAQDAGNAEIGN encoded by the coding sequence ATGAGGACCACGAATCGCCGCCGAGTCGGCTTCGCCAGCGCCACCTTGGCCACCGTCGCCCTGGTGGCCGCCGCCTGCTCGCCCGACGTCGGCGGCAACGGTGACGACGACACCGGCGAGGACGACGCTGCCGGTGACGCCACCGATGACGGCACGGACGAGGGTACCGGCGACGACGCCGACCTCTCGGGCGAGACCGTCACACTGCGCTACTGGGATGAACTGGCCACCGAGGCCTACGAGGCCTCCTTCGCGGAACTCGAAGCACAGACCGGCATCACCGTCGAGCTCGAGCAGGTGCCGTGGGGTGACTACTGGGACCGCCTCCCGCTCGACCTCTCCTCGGGCACCATGGCCGACATCTTCTGGACCAACACCTCGAACTTCCAGACCTACGTCACCAGCGGCTCGCTGCTGGAGATCGACGAGGCCCTGACCGACCACGACGACTGGGTCCAGGGCGTCGAAGACCTCTACACCTACGAGGGCACCCTCTACGGCGTGCCCCAGTTCTGGGACGCACTCGGGCTGTTCTACAACGTGGAGCTGGTCGAGGCCGCCGGCGTCGACGTCGAGAACCTGCGCTGGGACCCGGCCGGTCCCGGTGAGGTCGGCCCCGAGGACACCCTGCTCGAGGCCGCCGAGGCTCTCACCGGCGACGGCGTCTACGGCTTCAACTCCCAGGCCGACCTCCAGGCGATCTACCTCAACTTCCTCGCCCAGAACGGCGCCCAGTGGCAGGACGAGGACTACAACTTCGCCTTCGCCTCCGAGGAGGGCGTGCAGACCTTCCAGTACCTGGTGGATCTGATCAATGAGCACGAGGTGGCCCCCTCGGCCGCGGACACCAACCTCGACGGCGACCTCCCGCAGAGCCTGTTCCTGCGCGAGGAGCTCGCGCTGTTCCAGACCGGCAACTACCGGCTGCGCAACATCGCCGACAACGCCGAGTTCGAGTGGGCCCTCGCCCCGATCGTGGAGGGCCCCGAGGGCCGCATCGGCGTCGTGAACGGCATCTCCGCCGTGGCCAATGCCGACACCGAGAACGAAGAGGCCGTGATCGAGGTGCTCCGCTGGCTCGGCACCGCCGAAGGCCAGGCGCCTCTCGGTGACCAGGGCTCCTTCTTCCCCGCCGTGCTGGATGCCCAGCAGGCCTACCTGGAGTACTGGGAGGAACAGGGCGTGGACATCCAGGCCTTCCTGGATGCCGCCGAGGGCGAGAGCACCCCGCCGCCCGCCGGCCCGAACGTGCAGGCCGCGAACAACGAGATCACCCCGCTGCTGCAGGACATGTTCCTCGGCAACGACGATGTCGCGACCATGCTCGAGCGTGCTCAGGACGCCGGGAACGCCGAGATCGGCAACTAG